In Brachypodium distachyon strain Bd21 chromosome 2, Brachypodium_distachyon_v3.0, whole genome shotgun sequence, one genomic interval encodes:
- the LOC100826333 gene encoding uncharacterized protein LOC100826333 — translation MEKKAQCGAKSNVAVHRGATAGGSGKQRKRKGGGEPIKVVYVNNPMRVTTDAAGFRALVQELTGRHADPAKYGAGTVSGESSGSPAGPRMAPSPGSTEESSDGAGSGAGACHDDFPAPPPACYGYGYDDEESFAPQLIDNRYSVFSPPTFLYASSHNEP, via the coding sequence atggagaagaaggcgcagTGCGGAGCCAAGAGCAATGTTGCCGTTCACCGGGGCGCGACGGCCGGTGGCTCGGGAAAGCAGCGGAAGcggaagggcggcggcgagccaaTCAAGGTGGTGTACGTCAACAACCCGATGCGGGTGAccacggacgccgccggctTCCGCGCGCTCGTCCAGGAGCTCACCGGCCGCCACGCCGACCCGGCCAAGTACGGCGCCGGCACCGTCAGTGGCGAGAGCAGCGGCAGCCCGGCCGGGCCGCGGATGGCGCCCAGCCCCGGCAGCACCGAGGAGTCCTCGGACGGCGCCGGATCCGGAGCCGGAGCCTGCCACGACGActtcccggcgccgccgccggcgtgctACGGCTATGGCTATGACGACGAGGAGAGCTTCGCGCCGCAGCTGATCGACAACAGGTACTCCGTCTTCTCGCCGCCGACGTTCCTCTACGCATCCTCGCACAACGAGCCGTGA